Within the Hippoglossus stenolepis isolate QCI-W04-F060 chromosome 2, HSTE1.2, whole genome shotgun sequence genome, the region CCGCTCCTCTTCCAGAGGCTCCGGTCAGGCCGTGTGTCGTTGCCCTAACTGCGTCCATGCCGAGCAGCTGGGCCAGAGCACTGATGACAGCAGAAGGAAGCACATGCACAACTGCCACATCCCCGGTTGCGGAAAAGCCTATGCTAAGACCTCCCATTTGAAGGCGCACCTACGATGGCACAGTGGAGACCGGCCGTTTGTCTGCAACTGGCTCTTCTGTGGCAAGAGATTCACACGCTCTGATGAActgcagcgccacctgcagaCGCACACGGGAGCCAAGAAGTTCAGCTGTGCATTATGCCCCAGAGTCTTTATGCGCAACGACCACCTGGCCAAGCACATGCGCACACACGAGTCCCCGCCAGGACACGGGGAGGAGAGGGTAAACGGAGATGGCAGGATGGATAAGGGCTTTGATGCATCCACTCCCCCTCAGTCAGCCTCAaacgtgtctgtgtctgacacCACAGAGCCTCCGATGAAGCTGAAATGTGAGACAGACCCGTCAGTCTCTAGTGTGACAGGGCAGTCCAGCTAACTTCATCTGATATCAAAGGTTCACCATCAGTTCTGTCACACCTCTGTCATAAGAGGTGTCATAGTTTCACAATAGaatagagaaaagaagaaaagtttgGACTTTTACTAATGCAAGCTGGATGGAATTACACGTCTGTGGTCCCGTGAATTTGTCAACTGGGCCAACTCAGTGAACCTAAACGTtataacacacagagaaagcATGAGTTTAACGAATGGATCAAAGTTTCCGCTCTGTTTACTTTAGGTGGAAAGTGGCTGAGCAGGCAACCGAGCAGAAGCTGCCACTAGTTGCTAGACTTTCATTGCTGCTAGAGCTACAGTCCCACTGAAGGTGGCTTATTATGTTGTTTACAATGAAATCAATCACAGAGAAAGCAGACAGTGacaatattttctatttgtctCAGACTGTCGCCATGTGAGTGCAGCCTACTGTGCAATTTGTTATGAGACACTGGAATATAATAACAGCTTTTTCTAATTTTTAAAAGGTCAATTGGCATTTGCATACTCGACAGTACATGCCACTGAACTGGGTGTGTGTATGCTggtatttaaataattaaaataattcataaCAAAAGGAAAGTACAAACAACAATGCTGTGCTGTGACAGTGTCCACAATGAAAACTAATGTGATGTGATcctgatataatataatataatacaatataatataatacaatatatatatcatataataaaCATGTATTCAGGTTACCAGATGGAACAGAACAAAGCAAAGAAACCACTAATTTCTACATGATGTGGGAAAAATAATCTCATAAATCCTAATTTAGAAGTGGTCCCAGCAGCTGGAGATGGCGCCTCCGCTGCCGTTGGGTAAGAACAAGAAGATGGAGTTGGGCATGGGGAGAAAATTCTGCCTGGGTAAATGAATCCTTGTTTCTGTTGGGACATGCTGATATAAACACAATTCCACAGATCCACCCTGTCAACACAACAAGCTGCTGGTGATGAATGAAACTTCCAGCACAAAGCAGAACTTCATTACATCATGGGTACGGGAACGTACCTTCATCCAGTGGCCAATGCAGTCCCAAGgtttaaagctgcacttatTAATATATTGTTAAACAAAACGGATCAAATGACTGTGTAATGTGAAAGGTGTTGATCATAGTGACAAACTAACAGATTATCATCTGACTGCAGTTCCTCTCAGTGGCACTTTTATCATATTTGAGCACTGCTCTCATCGACCCTGTCTTCAGCAGCAAGCAACTGGTGAAGCCGTCAGCagccaaacagcagacagacaaggTGGTGGAAGAGATGGAGTATACTGTACAGCAGCTAAAGAGCAGAAGAACAAAACCAAAGCTCCATATCAGTGCTATGGctgctctgtttctgctgcatgtGCCATTTGGCAACTGTTCGCCATTACAGTTTCATGTGGTGATAATGtgtcaatgttgtgtttacaacTTGTTCTGCTGCCCCGAAGTGGCAAAAAGAATGGATAATATTTTGGTATCATAAATGTGCAACAGAAAATCTTAAAGGACCCGACCTTGAGGAAGCAAACCACTACCAATACTAAACATCAATCTGTACTAAACATCAAACTGTACACAGTTTTCCCAAACATCATCACCTTCATAATCATTTGCATGTCGGATCAAGCTATAGTCCCAATCTCTCGACACATTTTATTAACAGATGTTGGTCTGTctgaagctgcaggtttttcatgctcaacacaacacaaatcatttgACAAGATGCTTTGTTGCAATATGACAAACCATTTATTCGATCAACATGCAGAGAGAGACTGTGCTGTTGGCAGTCGAGTATGAAATACAAGGAATTTGAACGACCCACGCAGCAGAAGTTGTTTAGGTAGGCTAATTTGTTCTGGATAGTTAACCCTCATAATCAGTCCTGTATGATCAGTAGTTCTGTAGCAAGCAGTGTGAGCAGCTTTACACTTTAAGACACTATTAGGATGTATGTAAACCATTACACACATTAGGCTGAGATTTCTACATTAGCGAGCCTGCATTATGGAGGCTCATGGTTGCTGTATTTATGTATAGATGATAAGATGAGGAAGATAGTGCTTAAACATTAGTCAATTATTTCATAttgactattattattatgtttgttGATGTGATTATAGATAGGCTcgtgatattttcttttattatgttCAGTAGAACAAAATGTACCACCTTTTTCGAATTGGTTGCTGTAGTAAATGTCTTAGTTGTGGAAACTGTTATAAAATAGGTTCAAAAACTTTTATTAAGTTAAGCATCATGGTGTAATAACTTGTATTTAATCTATTATTGTcctttattaaataaaaaaactatattctgtgtctgtgttgaacCTTTATCTACAGGAGAAGATAAGACAAAGAGGCcatttattttgtgaagtttgactaattattatcattattagtagtagtagttttgTATGTTTAAGAGTCTCTAATTATTTGTATCATGAATCAAGTATTGCGATGTAGGTAATactaacattttattttctgtacaaTTAGATGCTGCTCTTACATCTAAAGTTATAATTATTCTTAACTGTTTAAATGTAGTAGTTtcgttacctccaccaagaaggttatgcATACAtttctgttagttagcaggattatgggAAAACTActggaaacttggtggaaagatgtaGTATTGGTCAGGAGTGATacaggaaaatgttttcactttctttaatattgtgagggtgtttttcaacatttaagtTGCTTTCgcataaaataatgaatgtatcttcataaataaaatcaggTATGAttaggaaactgatatttatgagtgtgcaaaAAATCtattggatttaaatgtggtttcattctAGTTGAATGGGTGGTTTCCTCTCTTGGGTTCTGGACACCCCAAGGGATCATAAGATGAGTCTGTGGGTTCACAACATATCTAATGGCAAAAGAAGccgtatattatatatattaatgtattttatatttaaaacatatattgcTCCTgcatctaaataaaaaaaaaaaatccctgacTTTACTCTGATGTAACAAACCACTGAGTTGTTGGATCAGGTATGTCCATTTTAAAAACGTGTTATGTTTCAAAATAATCTTTGTTTTATGGGGGGGGTGaggaacttcttcttctttgttcggtttatattgagtggcaaccaacgtcaaggtgcattagcgccatctactggatctgcttcttcttcttttttctcctacCTAAACATCTTCAAAGGCATAACGTTGGACTTACGTGCTGACAAAAATTCCAACTGCTAGATCAAAGCAGATCAAAGCACATTTACGATTCAAACACGTCAACTGTAAGAATTATAATTTGTTACGTCATCAAAAGCCGCGCACATATTGTGCTGTGTCCACTTTATTTACCGTCTGTTGATTTTCCACGAAGAACCTCGAGCTGATACCGGAACTAAATTAGACAAACAGGAAATACGTCACTCTTTAACCTCGGGCGCTCGGTTTTTTAGCTCGCGTTCAACTTTCGTTGTTCCACTttttataaacaacaaatttgaccagtttcatttctttttggaCTGAGACGACAAATATTTCAAGATGGGGGGAGGCGACCTGGTAAGTACAAGATGTTGTATTCACGATTGGCGCTTTCTCCATCGTTTAGAGACCGATCACACCAAACTCCATTTAGAATGTGGATGTTTAAAGATATTCGTTTCATTATTGGTCACTACGCTAGTTACATCGTCTGTTAAAACATATTATGAACTATTTTGAGCTACAATTAACTTCGGCAACACTCACGTTCTTAATATTCGAATTAGTAGATATTTTAATAGCTATTACTAACATCAACAGCCAACCTAGGTTGCATTAGCTTAATATTAGCATGACTGTTAGCATTAGAGTCGAGAGTTGGTTGTTAAAGTCAAGATTTCTTTTGAAATATTCAGTTTCAGATTTCACCTGAAGGTGTTATGGATTCCGAGTAATCACTATTGTTCCTATTATCATTAGGTCAAATCATTAATGCCAACGAGTAGGGGAATGCCAGCGGGGTGTGAGGTCATGTtgattaaaatctaaattaaaatgtaactaATGTGGTTTTTCAGATCCCATTCTGCTACTAAAAGTGCTTTCAGTGTAATTCTGTGAAACCCATTCAAAACTACCTTTCACAGTAAACGTAGCACCTGATTGTATTTGCTGgcacaacaacaaactgttttcatttgtcctCTGCCAGAACCTGAAAAAGAGCTGGCATCCCCAGACTATGAAAAACATTGAGCGTGTTTGGAAAGCAGAGCAGAAGCATGAGGCTGAAGTCAAGAAGATGGAGGAGCTCCAGAAAGAGCTGAAAGAGGAAAGATCCCGAGAAGAAATGACCAGATATGCAGAGAAAAGTGGTGCCATCAAGTAAGTTCTCTGTCATATTATCAACGCCAATTTTTTGGGTGGTTGACACAGAAGAATAGTCTCtaaatgatgttttatttttattgtatgaTGACAGAAAGAAGGATGATCGCCTGGACTGGATGTACCAGGGCCCTGCTGGTCAGGTGTCCAGAGATGAGTATCTGCTGGGACGTTCCATCGACAAGCAGATCACCGACCAATACGAGGAGCCAGAGAGCGGTCCATCAGCTGAGACCGGCCTCCTACCCGGGTCCATCTTCAACCTAGCCACCACTGCCTCCAACCTCGACCTGGCTGCCAAGATCAGGGAAGACCCCCTCTTTGAAATCAGGTTAGTTTAGCGTAATTTCCGCTGAAATTATGTTTCACTGCTTCGAATTAGctcatattttgttttgtttgttttctgaaggaaacgtgaagaagaaaagaaaagggaagtcTTGACTAATCCtgtgaagatgaggaagatcAAAGAA harbors:
- the LOC118116577 gene encoding transcription factor Sp6; this translates as MAHPYEPWLRTAPPSGSSEDMNIPSWWDLHRDVQPGSWIDLQTGQGVGLPSVSPGSSMGLQPSLGPYGSDPQLCNLPSAQHAPASHSPHLYPQDGFKMEPLGPEMLQQDPYSLEEPQETSVSARPKPQRRSSSRGSGQAVCRCPNCVHAEQLGQSTDDSRRKHMHNCHIPGCGKAYAKTSHLKAHLRWHSGDRPFVCNWLFCGKRFTRSDELQRHLQTHTGAKKFSCALCPRVFMRNDHLAKHMRTHESPPGHGEERVNGDGRMDKGFDASTPPQSASNVSVSDTTEPPMKLKCETDPSVSSVTGQSS